From a region of the Acanthochromis polyacanthus isolate Apoly-LR-REF ecotype Palm Island chromosome 3, KAUST_Apoly_ChrSc, whole genome shotgun sequence genome:
- the lgals2b gene encoding lectin, galactoside-binding, soluble, 2b — protein MKVHDMTFKEGKEFKIRIKPNDDCSRFAINIGHDPDNIAMHFNPRFDWGGDSNVIVCNSMSGGCWGDECRNGNFPFVRGEECKFYINFNMEQFYIKLPDGSMMDFANRLGDVKYKYFEVTGDAKIVGIKIK, from the exons ATG AAAGTCCATGACATGACATTCAAGGAGGGGAAGGAGTTCAAGATCCGCATTAAGCCCAACGATGACTGCAGTAG GTTTGCCATCAACATCGGCCATGACCCTGACAACATAGCGATGCACTTCAACCCCCGCTTTGACTGGGGGGGAGACTCCAACGTCATCGTCTGCAACTCCATGTCTGGTGGATGCTGGGGCGACGAATGCCGCAACGGAAACTTCCCCTTTGTGCGTGGGGAGGAATGCAAG TTTTACATCAACTTCAACATGGAGCAGTTTTACATCAAACTCCCCGACGGCAGCATGATGGACTTCGCCAACCGCCTGGGAGACGTCAAGTACAAGTACTTTGAGGTCACCGGTGACGCAAAGATCGTCGGCATCAAGATCAAGTAG
- the LOC110951185 gene encoding E3 ubiquitin/ISG15 ligase TRIM25-like, which produces MAQQGIQMDQEKLSCSICLDVLKDPVTIPCGHSYCMNCIKDCWDGEDQKETHSCPQCSQTFRPRPDLKKNTILTDLLEELKKTGLQSAPADLCYAGPGDVSCDFCTGRKLKAVKSCLQCLVSYCDQHLQPHYQSPAFEKHKLIDPSKKIQESICSRHNDVMRIFCRTDQQCICYLCSLDEHRGHDTVSAAAERNDKQRVVGLNQEMIQQRIQDVEKDMRMLQQEVEAINQSADKAVTNMEEIFKGLIHLMAKRATDVKQQIRSKQTDEVGKVTELQETLKQVLVELRRRSSEMEQLSQTEDHIQFLHNYPFLSYLIESTNPPNITNVHRLQYFDDVTVAVSKTRDKLQDILKGDWTKTSPRPENVSGLRTRSKKRKKASRLRTGTRNVTDVKRLEVLSPAEPKTRAEFLQYSRHLTLDPNTAHQQLILSDRNRKATVTRQIQSYADHPDRFMEQLQVLSRESLTGRCYWEVEQRAATVAVTYKDMSRTGPESEFGYNDRSWALENSFFFIHNSNKTLISGLRSSKIGVYLDHGAGILSFYRVSDTMTLIHRVQTTFTQPLYAGLGVDGFDRFVELCELK; this is translated from the coding sequence ATGGCACAGCAAGGAATTCAGATGGACCAGGAGAAACTCAGCTGTTCGATCTGTTTGGATGTACTGAAGGATCCGGTGACTATTCCCTGTGGACACAGCTACTGTATGAACTGTATTAAAGACTGCTGGGATGGAGAGGACCAGAAGGAAACACACAGCTGTCCTCAGTGCAGCCAGACGTTCAGACCGAGGCCTGACCTGAAGAAAAATAccattttaacagatttattggAAGAGCTGAAGAAAACAGGACTTCAGTCTGCTCCAGCTGATCTCTGCTATGCCGGACCTGGAGATGTGTCGTGTGATTTCTGCACTGGGAGGAAACTGAAAGCTGTCAAGTCCTGTCTGCAGTGTCTGGTCTCTTACTGTGACCAACACCTCCAGCCTCACTATCAGTCTCCTGCATTTGAGAAACACAAGCTGATCGACCCGTCCAAGAAGATTCAGGAGAGCATCTGCTCTCGTCACAATGATGTGATGAGGATTTTCTGCCGCACCGATCAGCAGTGTATCTGTTATCTGTGCTCCTTGGATGAACATAGAGGCCACGACAcagtttcagctgcagcagaaaggaaTGACAAGCAACGAGTTGTTGGGTTGAATCAAGAGATGatccagcagagaatccaggacGTAGAGAAAGATATGAGGATGCTTCAGCAGGAGGTGGAAGCGATCAATCAATCTGCTGACAAAGCTGTAACCAACATGGAGGAGATCTTCAAAGGTCTCATCCATCTCATGGCGAAAAGAGCCACTGATGTgaagcagcagatcagatccAAGCAGACAGATGAGGTGGGAAAAGTCACAGAGCTTCAGGAGACATTGAAGCAGGTGCTTGTTGAGTTGAGAAGGAGAAGCTCTGAGATGGAGCAGCTCTCACAAACAGAAGACCACATCCAGTTTCTACACAATTATCCTTTCCTGTCATATCTCATTGAGTCCACAAACCCACCCAACATCACAAATGTTCACCGTCTGCAATACTTTGATGACGTTACAGTGGCCGTGTCAAAGACCAGAGATAAACTACAGGATATTCTGAAAGGAGACTGGACCAAGACCTCACCAAGACCTGAGAATGTTTCAGGATTGAGAACTCGGtctaagaaaagaaagaaggctTCAAGATTGAGGACTGGGACAAGAAATGTAACAGATGTTAAACGACTGGAAGTCCTGTCACCAGCAGAACCAAAGACCAGAGCTGAGTTCCTACAGTATTCACGTCACCTCACActggatccaaacacagcacATCAACAGTTAATACTGTCTGACAGGAACAGGAAAGCAACAGTGACGAGACAGATTCAGTCATAtgctgatcatccagacagattcaTGGAACAGCTGCAGGTCCTGAGCAGagagagtctgactggacgttgttactgggaggtTGAACAAAGAGCAGCTACAGTAGCAGTCACATACAAGGATATGAGCAGAACAGGACCAGAAAGTGAATTTGGGTACAACGACAGATCTTGGGCTTTAGAGAATTCATTCTTCTTTAttcacaacagcaacaaaactcTCATCTCTGGTCTTCGGTCCTCCAAAATCGGAGTCTATCTGGATCACGGTGCAGGtattctgtccttctacagagtctctgACACCATGACCTTgatccacagagtccagaccacattcactCAGCCTCTCTATGCTGGACTTGGAGTTGATGGTTTTGATCGCTTTGTTGAACTGTGTGAGCTCAAGTAG